Part of the bacterium genome, GTGCTTACCGGAACTCCTTCGGGGGTTGGTCCGCTGGCTGCGGGAGACCGGGTCGAGGTCTCCTCCCCTCAAATAGGAAGCCTCGAGTTCAGCGTTGCGGGCGCTCAAGGATGAAAAGGCGCATCGCTATCTGCGTGCTGGTCGGAGCGCTGGCCGGGTTGTTTCTCTACAAGCTGCGCGGCTTTTTTCCGGTCCATGCCTTCCTAGTCGGACTGGCTATTACCGCCCTTGCCTACAGCTTGCTCAGAGCTATCGACAATCTCCGTGGTGCTTCTCGGTACGGCTCGCCACGGGACCAGGAAGAGCGCCGCGACGAGTAGCGTATGGACGAGTCCTCCGAACGCCCAACCAGTGAACAGGAGGACGAGCCAGGCGGCCAAGGCAATCGCGGCTGCGAAAATGCGCAGATCGGTGTTCGACACGGGAATCAGGACTTCAGCCTGCGTCAATCATGAACGAATCGTCATGAATAATGCAGGCTAGCATGCCGATGCGAGCGGTTTCCGAGGCAGCGTTCCAGGTCAGGGCCGTCACCTTCGATGCGACCGGCACTCTGTTCCACTGTCCCGAGCTCGGCTCCATCTATTCGGAGATCCTGACACGGCACGGTGCCGAGGTGTCGAGTGACCGCGCCGGCGAATTGGTCCGAACCGTCTGGCGGGAGTTCGATTGTCGAGCCAATGCCGGAAGTGCCGGCTTTCTCGCGAATCGATTCGGACCCGGACGGAGCGAAGCCAGGGGTTGGTGGACGGATTTCGTCGCACGGATTCTCGAATACCTGGAAAGCCCGGCTGAGCCGGCTTTCGCCGCTGCCGAGCTCTTCGAGCGCTTCAGCCGGCCGGAATCCTGGGAGGTCTTCCCGGAGGCCTGTGAAGTCCTCACCGAGCTGCGCGCCCGGGGTTATCTGCTGGGGGTCATCAGCAACTGGGATCATCGGCTTGCGGGGCTGCTCGATGGACTCGAGCTACCCGGATTTGACGCGCTCGCATACTCGGCCGAGGTCGGTTTCGAAAAGCCGCATCCGGCAATCTTCGAATCCTGTCTGGACCGCCTTGGTGTGCCTGCTCGAGCCTGTCTTCACGTTGGCGATCGGATTCTCGAGGATTGCGAAGGAGCGCGAGGTGCGGGCCTGAGCGCGCTGCTTCTGGACCGGTCCCGAGCCCAGTCGGCTCGACGCGCCTCGGTGTCGGATCTTCGCCGGATCCTGGGACGGCTTCCGCGGCTGCCCCCACTCCCGCACCCCCGACCGTGAGCAGGCCTGTGCTAGCGTTTCCGATGGCGATGCGAGTCCATTTCACCGCGGTTGTCCTCATGTTGGCGTTCGGCTCGCTGGCTCTGGCGGCGATCGGCTGTGTGCCCGAGGCGGGCGACTCCGGAGCCGCGGAGACTCTGGCCACCGAGGACGTGGGAGGCGCGATCGATTCCGAGCTTTCGACCGAGGAAGATCGGCGCGGTCCTCGCTGGGTGGAGTCCGGTCTGGTGCTTCCGCCCGGTTTCCCTGTGGAATTGCCGATTCCGGGTGGAGCGTCGGTGGCGGACCAGGGCGTCGACCGCGGCGGCCAGAGCTTTGTGGTTCTGGAGACGCCGTCGTCGGCGTCGAGCTTGACCGCAAGTTGGATCTCGCTGCTCGAGTCCGAGGGGTGGACAGTCCGACGTTCGGGGGAATCGGGGCTGAGCGCCGCGAAGGCGGAGTCGACGATCACGGCTACGGTCGTACCGAGCGGTTCCGGTTCTCGAATGCGGATCATCTACTAGTGACCAGATCCGGCAAGAGCCGTCGACCGATGTCGATGGCGGGCATGGGCTTCGAGCTGGCCGCGGCGGTCGCGGGGTTCACGTTCCTGGGACTGTGGATCGACCGCCGTTTCGGGACGGAGCCACGGGCGCTCCTGATCTGCGCGGCAATCGGGGTCGTGGGTGGGCTCTACAACTTCGTGCGCACCGCTCGGATCGCGGCCGAGGCCGCGGATCGGAAGGCCCGCGCCAACGCCCGCGCCAAGGCCCGAGCCAAGGGCAGCGAGAGACCCGATCCGGAGTGATTCCGATGCTGCGTTTCGCCGCAATCGCGATCGCGGTAACGGTCGTCTTGCTCGTCGCCGGGACCCTATTGACCTGTGACGCGGCTCCCGGGGCCCGGGAATCGATGATCTGGGCCTGCGGCGTCGTTTTTCTGGGGTCGATACTGGGGGCCGTGCCGCTGATCTCGGGCGCCGGCGCCGCTGCCAGCGCGGGCCCGGCGGGCGTTTCCAGGTTCCTTGCTGCCATGTTGGTGCGCCTGGGCGCGGTCGGCATCGGGGCGGTGGCGGTGGTCCTGCTCGGCGAGGTCGAAGTCGCGCCTTTCCTGCTCTGGTTGGCGGTCAGCTATCTGGTGTTTCTGATCGTCGATACCGCCTTTGCGCTCAGGGTTTTTCGGAGATTGTGAAACTCGTCACAAGTGGCTATACTCGCGCCGCGAGCTGAGGAAACGTTCGCCGATTTCCACCAAAAAACCTTCGATTTTTCCGCGCCATGGCTGGTACGAATCCGCTCGAACACGTTGTTCAGCATCCCATCGTCGAGACGGAGCTCGACGCGGGACTCTTGACGCCCGAGGGTGTGGTGACGCTGTTCAGCGACCACATCGCGATGACGATTCTGGCCGGGCTGCTGCTCTGCATTCTTCTACCGTTCGCCTTCCGGCGCTCGCGTAAGTCCGGGGAAGGCGTGGATCGGCTGATGACGACGGGGTTCGCGGGCGTGATCGAGGTGATCTGCCAGTACTTGCGCAAGGAAGTCGCCGAGCCGACCCTGGGCGAGCACACCGATCGTTTCATCAAGTACGTCTGGTCGTTGTTTTTCTTCGTGCTCGCCATGAATCTGCTCGGCATGATTCCGATCGGCGCGATCACGCCGCTGGCCATCGGACTTCACATCGGCGGCACGGCGACGGGAAATATCTGGGTGACCGGCACTCTGGCCGTGGTGACGCTCGCGATGGTTGTCATCAATGGGCTTCGTTTGGGGAAGGTCGATTTTCTGAAGCACTTCTGCCCGGGGCCGTGGTGGATGGCGCCGATTCTGGTTCCCGTCGAGATCGCCGGCTGGCTCGCCAAAACGTTCGCGCTGGCGGTGCGGCTGTTCGCCAATATGCTCGCCGGACACCTGGTGCTGGCGGTTCTTCTCGGTTTCATCTTGAGCGCGGGCTCGGTCAGCGCGGGCGCCGGCTTCGGCGTCGCGATTCCGGTGATTCTGGGTAGTGTCGGCATCAGCCTTCTGGAGATCTTTGTCGCCTTTCTACAGGCGTTCATCTTTACCTTCCTGACGACGTTGTTCATCGGGATGTCGGTCGTCTTTCACCATGACGACCATGAGGAAGCTACAGCTCACTAATCGGGAATACTCGCCATGCCCGAGTCGCGGGACAAAGGGCCGCAAGGCGTGACTGCGATGGCGATCCGAACCCCCGTCAATTCCCGCTCGACGGAAAATTGGAGAGAAAAGATGCAGAAGCGATTGTCGAAATTTGCGCTTGTCATGATCGTCATGGGCCTCGCGGTCATGTTCGTTCCCGCGGCCCCGGCGATGGCGGCCGAAGGCGGCTCCGACGGGGGCTCGATGTTGACCACTCTGGGTGCGGCCAAGCTGGGCGGCGCGATCGGCGCGGGTCTGGTGATCATGGGCGCCGCAGCGGGTATCGGCCGGATCGGCGGTAGCGCCGTTGAGTCGATGGCGCGTCAACCCGAGGTTGCGGGGCAGATCTTCACGCCGATGATTCTGACCGCAGCATTGATCGAGGGCGCGACCTTCTTTGCTCTGATCATCACGATGCTGGCGGTCAACGCCAAATAACCATCGACCGGGACGGCCGGCCGGGATCGGCCGGCCGCATGAGAAGCATGAGAATGAAACCGCAATTGTGGCTGCTCGCAATCGCAGCCGCCGGGGCAGCGACCCCGGCGTTTGCTGCCGGAGGCGGAGAAGAGAACATTTTCTCCGGCAATCTGGGCAATGCCGTCTGGACCCTCCTCATCTTTGGTGCGGTGCTCGTCGTCCTGGGCAAGTACGCGTGGGGGCCACTGCTCGACGCGCTGCAAAAGCGTGAGCAGTTCATTCACGATTCCCTGGCCGAGGCGAAACGGGATCGCGAAGAGGCCGAGAAACGCCTCGAGGAACACACCAGCCAACTGAACCAGGCCCGGGCCGAAGCTACCGAGCTTGTCGAGGAAGGTCGACGTGACGCCAAGGCGGTTAAGGCGCGGATCGAAGAGGAAGCCCGGGAAGAGTCCCAGAAGATACTCGATCGCGCCAAGCGCGAGATCGAGCTCGCCAAGCAGACCGCGATCAAAGAGCTCTATACCTCGAGCGCCAGCCTGGCAACCGAAATGGCCTCGCGCATTCTGCGCAAGGAGCTTTCGACGGCCGAGAAAGAGAAGATGATCGCACGCTCTCTCGACGAGCTCGATCAACTCGACCCCAACTGATGTCCGGCGGCTTCGACGAACGCGAACTGGCGGTGGCTCGGCTCTATGCCGGAGCTACGCTCCAGCTGGCCGAAACGGCCGGTGCGTCGGAGTCCGTGCTCGAGGAGTTGACCGGGCTCGGTGAGCTCCTGGATCGGGACCCGAGGTTCGAGCTCGCCCTGTCGTCGCCCCTGGTGGACGTCGATGTGAAGCGTGAGCTGCTCGAAACCGCCTTTCGAAATCAGGCCAGCGACCTGGTTGTGAACTCGCTCCAGGTGATGGGCCGCAAGGGCCGGCTGAGTCTGCTGCGCGCCTATATCGAAGGCTACCGGCAAGAATTCGAGGCCATGCGGGGCATCACCGAGGTCGACATCATCGTGGCCGAGCCGCTGTCGCCGGCGCAGAGAAAGCGAGCGCAGCAGGTGGCCGAGAAGTGGACCGGTGGCCAAGTTCGGTTGGTCGAGCTCCAAGACCCCGAGGTCATTGGCGGCATGGTCTTCAGGGCCGGCGATCGAAAGCTCGACCGCAGTGTTGCCCGCGAGCTCGACGCCATGGCGGGACGCCTGTTCGAACGCGCCTCGGAGCAGATTCAGAGCCTGGATTCCATCGTGGACTAGCCCGGTTCGAAGAAGACCAAGAAGCCCAGCAGAGTGGAGATAGCGAGATGAAATTCAACGTGGACGAGATCGCCTCGGTTCTGACCGAGGAGATCCAGAACTATCAAAGCGCGGTGGACCTCAACGAAGTGGGTCGCGTGCTCGAAATCGGTGACGGAATCGCCCGCGTCTATGGCCTGTCGAACGCCATGGCCGGCGAGCAGCTCGAGTTCTCGAACGGCCAGTTCGGCCAGGTGTTCAACCTGGAAGAGAGCTCGGTGGGTGTGGTCATCTTCGGCAACTATCTCGACATCAAGGAGGGCGACGAGGTCCGGCGAACCGGGAATCTCCTGAGTATTCCTTGCGGCGAGTCGCTGATCGGTCGGGTGGTCGACCCGCTCGGCCGCCCGCTCGACGGCAAGGGCGATATCGACACTCCGGATCGAAGGCCGCTCGAGCACAAGGCGCCCGGCATCGCCGGCCGCCAGCCGGTGGACGAGCCCCTTCAGACCGGCATCAAGGCGGTCGATTCGATGATCCCGATCGGCCGCGGTCAGCGCGAGCTCATCATCGGCGATCGCAAGACGGGCAAGACCGCAATTGCGATCGACACGATCCTCAACCAGAAGAACAGCGGCATCGTCTGTATCTATGTCGCGATCGGCTTGAAGGAATCGACCGTGGTCGGCATCGTCGACAAGCTTGCGGAGCATGGCGCACTCGACTACACCATCGTGGTGTCGGCGGGGTCTTCGGACCCGGCGCCGCTTCAGTACATCGCTCCGTACGCGGGAGCGGCGATGGCCGAGTACTTCATGTACACCGAGGGCCGCCACACCCTCGTCGTCTACGACGATCTTTCCAAGCAGGCCCAGGCCTATCGCCAGCTGTCTCTGTTGCTGCGCCGGCCACCCGGCCGGGAGGCCTATCCCGGAGACGTTTTCTATCTTCATTCGCGGCTGCTCGAGCGCGCGGTCAAGCTGCGCAACGAGTATGCGATCGTCCCCAAGGACACTCCCGAGGACTCGATCGACCGTTCGCTCGCCCGGGTCCACCCGCAGGGCCTCGAGGCGCCCGAAGATGTCCGGCCGGACGAAGTCTCGGGGATCTACCATCGCGGTGAGGGTTTGGAGCGTGCCGAGGCCTGGCTCGAGACACTCGACGACAAGGACGAGCTCCGGATCCACAAGTTTCGGGACAGCGGCGGCTCGATGACCGCGTTGCCGATCATCGAGACGCTCGAGGGCGAGGTTTCGGCCTATATCCCGACCAATGTCATCTCGATCACCGACGGCCAGATCTATCTCGAGCCGGATCTCTTCTTCGCCGGCGTTCGACCGGCGGTCAACGTCGGAATCTCGGTTTCCCGCGTAGGCGGTAACGCCCAGATCAAGGCGATGAAGAAGATCGCCTCGACGCTACGTTTGGACCTCGCGTCGTTTCGGGAGCTCGAGGCTTTCGCTCAGCTCGGCACCGAGCTCGACGCGGCGACCCAGCGCCAGCTCGACCGGGGGGAACGTATGGTCGAGCTCCTGAAGCAGCCTCAGTATCGACCCTACTCGGTCGAGGATCAGGTTCTGAGCGTCTTCGCGGGTTCGAAGGGCTTGTTGGATGACCTACCGGTCGACCAGGTTGGCGAGTTCGAGTCCAAGCTGCTCAAGCACATCCGAAACGAGTTCCCCGAAGTGGTTGAGGAGATCGGCGAAACCAGCGTCATTTCCGACGAGCTCGGCGAGAACATCACCGGGTTGATGCGCAACTTCAAGAACCAATTCGCGGGCTAGATTCCTTAACCGATGGCGAATCGCAGAGTACTGGTCAAGCGCCGCAAGGCAGCGCGCAACATCCGCAAGATCACGCGGACGATGCAGCTGATTGCGACGGCTCGCTTTCAGTCGGTGCATAACGCGGCCGTGGCCGGCCGGCCCTATACGGACAAGCTGGCCGAGCTGGTCGAGAAGCTGGCGCGAGCGGCCGAGGGCGTGGACCACCCGCTGATGCAAGTGCCGACCGAGAGCAGGCGACACACGCTGCTTGTGCTTTCGAGCAACCGGGGCCTCTGCGGCGGGTACAACGCCAATGTGCTGCGCACGGCGCTTCACTTTCTCGAGGAGAGCAGGCAGGCGGGGAGCGAGACCGAGGTCCACATGATCGGTAAGAAGGGTGCTTCCTACTTTCGGTTCCTGGGGCAGGCCGTTGCCCGCGAGGTTGCCGATATCTCCGATTCGCCGCGCTTTGATGAGGTCGAGCCTTTGGCGAGCGAGCTGATGAGCCGATTTATCGCCGGCGAGATCGATTCGGTTTCGATCGCCTACATGAAGTTCGTCTCCGTCGGCAAGCAGGTGCCGAGGGTCGAGCAGGTTCTGCCGCTCGAGCGTGGCGTTTCCGAGACCGGCGGCGAGATCCCGGTCGGTTCCAAAAAGCGCGAGGTCGAGTACGAGTTTTCCCCGAATGCAGCCGAGATCCTTGCCGAGCTCCTGCCGGCGACGGTTCGGGTGCGCTTCTTTCAGATGTTCATGGACGCGGCCGTGAGCGAGCAGATCGCGCGCATGGTCGCCATGAAGGCCGCGACCGACGCCGCGGGCGAGATGATCAAGAACCTTACCCAGCAGTACAACCGTGCGCGGCAAACGCAGATCACGATGGAGCTGCTGGACATTGTCGGTGGAGCCAACGCGCTCGCCTGACCCCATAAACGCAAAGGTAAGCTTAGTTATGACGGAAGGCAGTTACGGCGAAGTCACACAGGTCATCGGGTCGGTTCTCGATGCCCGTTTTCCGGAAGAGAACCTGCCGGAGATCTACAACGCTCTGCGCCTCGAGGTCCAGCGCTCGGTCATGGGCGACGAAGAGCCCGAGATGCTGTGGTGCGAAGTCGCTCAGCACCTCGGTGGTGGCAGGATTCGGGCGGTGGCGCTCGACTCGACCGATGGCGTCAAGCGGGGATCCAAGATTCTCGATACAGGGAGCCCGATCAAGGTTCCGGTGGGCGAGCAGACCTTGGGAAGGGTCTTCAATCTGGTCGGTGATCCCATCGACGATCGGGGACCGATCGAGATCACCGAGAGATTGCCGATTCATCGCGAGCCTCCCGAGCTCGACGATCTGTCTTCCAAGACCGAGCTCTTCGAGACCGGCATCAAGGTCATGGATCTGCTGTGTCCACTGGTTCGGGGTGGCAAGGCGGGCCTGTTCGGCGGCGCCGGTGTCGGCAAGACGGTCATCATCCAGGAGCTGATCGCCCGCCTGGCACGTTTCCATAGCGGTTATTCGTGTTTTGCCGGAGTCGGAGAGCGCACCCGCGAGGGTAACGACCTCTGGCTCGAGATGCAGGAAGCCCAGATCGGTGACACCGGCAAGAGCGTCATCGACCAGACGGTGATGGTCTTCGGCCAGATGAACGAACCCCCGGGCGCGCGTCTGCGCGTGGCGCTGTCGGCGCTGACCATGGCCGAGCACTTCCGCGACCAGACCGGTGTCGACACGCTCCTCTTCATTGACAACATCTTCCGGTTCTCGCAGGCCGGCTCCGAGGTCTCGGCGCTTCTCGGCCGCATGCCCTCGGCGGTCGGCTACCAGCCGACCCTGGGCACCGAGATGGGTGAGCTCCAGGAGCGCATCACCTCGACCAAGCAGGGGGCCGTGACCTCGATTCAGGCGATCTACGTTCCCGCGGACGACTACACCGATCCGGCCCCCGCGACGGCATTCACCCACCTCGACTCGACCGTGAACCTCGAACGGAGTATCTCCGAGAAGGGCATCTACCCCGCGGTCGATCCGCTGGCCTCATCGAGCCGAATCGTCGCCCCGGAGTTTCTGGGCGAGCGGCACTATCGGGTGGCTCGTCGGGTCCAGCAGATTCTGCAGCGCTACAAGGACCTCCAGGACATTATCGCGATTCTCGGTGTCGACGAGCTGTCCGAGGACGACAAGCTCATCGTTCGGCGCGCCCGCAAGATCGAGCGCTTTCTCTCGCAAGCGTTCTTTGTCGCCGAACAGTTCATCGGTATTCCGGGCGCGTACGTTTCTCGCGAGGACACGATTCGCTCGTTCGAGGAGCTCTGCGACGGTAAGTGGGATCATCTTCCCGATCAAGCATTCATGTATGTCGGTACGATCGAGGATGCCGCGGCGCGAGCCGAGGAGCTGGCGAAGGAAGCCTAGTCCGGGTTATGGCCGATTCGAAGACCTTTCCCGACGCGAAGACTTTCCGGTGCTCGGTGGTGACGCCGGAGAAGGTCGTGCTCGAGTGCGACGCGAGCTTCGTTGCGCTGCCGGCTCACGACGGTGAGATCGGTCTGCTCCGAAGGCGCGCGCCGCTCGTGTGCAAGCTGGCGATCGGCAAGCTTCGGGTGGAGACCGAAACCGGTCTGAGGGTCTTCTACGTCGACGGCGGCTTCGCCGAGATGGCCGGCAACGAGTTGACGGTGCCGACCGAGGACGCCCGCCCGGCGGAGGAGCTCGATCCGAGCGAGATCGGAGGGCTTCTCAAGGAAGCGCGCGCGATGGAAGCCCGCGATCCGGTCGCCAGGCTCGAGCGTGAAAAGGCGATCGAGAGAGCCCGGATGCAGCTTCGAGTCGCAACTCAGCGGTAGGATCTCGATCAGCGGCTGGCCCCGGAGCGCCTCGGCCGTGATCCCATTCCATGCCGTCCGAATACGACCCGCTGCGTCCACGCCACCCCCTTTCGGGCGAAGCCTCCGATCTCGACAAGGTACAGACGCTCTTCGCCGGCGCGGCCTCGGGCTATCTGAGCTCACCGTGGCCCTGGGTGTGTTGGGCCATCGTTCTGCCGGTTGCGGCGGTCATGACCGCCGCGGTCGCTGGCGCCGGGGGGGCGCTCGCGGTTCTGCTGCTGTGGTCGCTGGCGATTCTCTTCGGTGGCGCGTTCGAGGCGCTTGCCATGCGGCGCTCGCGCCGAGCGGCTGTCCGATCGGACATCACCCGCTGGGTGTTTAGAGGTCAGGGCAATCTGTCACTGATTGCGATCGTCTTGACCGCGGCTCTCGTCTGGCAGCGAATGTACGATTTTCTGCCGGCGGTCTGGCTGCTCCTGATCGGCCATTCCTTCTTTGCGGTCGGTGGGTTGGCGTCGAGCGCACTCAAACGCGCCGGTTTGCTCTATCAGCTCGGCGGGGTCGTGTCGCTACTGCCCTGGTTCGGAAGCCTCACCGCCTTTGCCGTGACGACGGCGGTCGCTAACGGCACGATCGCGACGTCGCTGTTTCTGCGCCGCCGCGGGAGCCGCCGCGGGGGACACAATACGTAATGCTGCAGGGGAGGCATTGGTCTCGAGGCCACTTCGCCTAGAGCAGCATTACGTATTGTGTCCCCGGATTTCCGATCTGCTGAGGCGGTCGGAAAGCGAACGCTCTTGGCTGAAGAAGAAGATCAATCCCAGACTGGCAACGTTCAACAACGCGCCCAGCCAGCGCCGAACGGCCTGGTCGATCGTGAGAGGTCCGCCGTCCGTAGTCCGGGCTACGAGACCGACGCTCGCCATTCCCGGAGTGTGTCCCCAGAAGGTGAGCGGCAGAACGTGGTAGACGAAAGAAAAGCAGGCGATCAGGAGCAGCAGTGGCAGCAACGACAAGCGGCTCGGAGGAACCCCCAGCCACCAGCTTCCGGCGACGGCGGTGGCGAAAGCGCCCAGGTGCACGGCGAGGTCCACGACTCCTGCCGCCAATCGCCGGCCGCCGGTGACGGCTCTGGCTGCCGGCCGTTGTGCCTCGGAGTCAGCGAGCGGTTCGGGGCTGGCGGACGGATCCGTGGCGGGCTCGAGTGGCAGCTCGGGCTGCGACTGCTCGATCGCCGGCACCCTCGAAGCCCTTGACGCCGGGTCGAGAGGCAGGTCGATCGGCGTGTTGTGCGCTCCGCGCGCCGACCGTTTCATCTCACCGAAAAGGTAGGTACTTGACGAAGATCCGGTAGAGAAGGTCTTCCGAGCGGGTCTGATAGACCTCGGCGAACTCGATCAACCGAGCAATCTGGGCATCGCCGCCGGCCAGTTCGTCGGCTTCCCTGAAGCTGAGAATCGCAGCGCCAGGGTCCTGCCGCTGAAGGTCTCGCACCCCCAGATTGAAATAGGAATCAACCATCAATCGGCTGACATCAGGAGTGGCCAAGTCGCTTTCCCGCATGCGCCAGAGGTTGCGCAGCGCCATCTCCCATTCGCCGTCGCGAAACATCGCGATCTCCGCCTGCATCGGCGCGAGCTCGTCTCGAGTCTCTTCGAGCATTTCTTCAGCGGCGTCATCCAGGGCGGCCTGCGATGCGCCGCGCTCCAGAAGCTCCTGCGCCAGGAGAAACTGCTTCTCGCCGAAGGCGGTTCGGGCCTCGTCCACGAGCCGGTCTCTTGCCGCCAGGGCCTCGGGCTCGGGCGCGTCGTTCTTGGGTTTGCTTGCATCCAGCGAGGCTTCCCACTGAGCTACCAGGGCCTGCGCCTCCGCGTATTGCGGATGCCCCGGAGAGAGCCGGCGCAGCTGGGCAATGGCAATCGCCGCTCCGGCCTCCGCATGGGTGCGCTTGGCGCGTGTGATCGGATCGAGCTGCACCGGGACTGCCGCGTCGGAAGCGTTGGGGAAGAAGCTGTCCCAGTTTTTGTAGAGCAAGAAACCGGCGACGGCGATGACGACGAGCGCGGCCGCGCCGAGGGTGCGAAAGGTTTGATTCGGCGAGCGAACTGGTTTCGAGGCCTTGGCGACGCCTCCGATGGCAGGTCTGGGCTGAGCCTCGCCGGGCAGGGGGAGATCCGTCGCCTGGTCGAGCCCACCGGCCATGTCGGCGGGGAGCTCGCGTTCGCTCGCGAGGCTGTCGTCGAGACCGCCTTCGACGTCTCCGGTCGCTTCCATCGCGGTCGGCGGTTCGGGCGCGGCGAAGTCGGGCGCGTCGAGCCGGTCCAGGTACTCCTGGGCCGCCAGGTGGCCGGGCATCATTTCGAGAACGGCCTCGAAACCGCGCCGCGCCTCTTCCAGGCGCCCGGTCTCTACCTTGGTGACGGCGTCGTGAAAGGTCTCCTCGAGCTTCCGTTCGACTTCGGCCTTGAGCTTGCGAGCAAGATCGATCCGTCGGTTGGCTTCCGGGTGGTCGATATCTATCAGGAAGATCCGTGACCAGGCGTCGATCGCGGATTGGTACTCGGCCCTGTCGAAGGCAAGCTGGCCTTCGTGGAGGAGATCCTGAACGCGCTGCTCGCTCTCGTTGTCGAGTTCTGCGACGGGCTCGGTGTCGGAGTGGGGCGGCGGTGCCTGCGCCGGTTGTGCAGGCGGGGCCGCCGGTGGCTCTTCGGCCGGAGCTTCTTCGAGCGAGCTCAGATCCAGCGCCGAGTCCAGCGCCGAGGGCTCGGCTTCGAGGTCGAGCACCGCGGCGTCGGCGTCGGGCTCGGGAGCCGGCGCGGGGGGGACGACCGGGTCGAGCTCCCCGAAAACCGCGTCGACCTCCTTTACCAGATCGGACTCTGCATCCGAATCGGCCGTGGCCCCTTCGCCAATGATCGCCCGGAGGTCGGCTACCGCAACCGGTCCGTTCTCGGCCTGGAGGCGCTCGTTCAGTTGGCGGGCCGGCTCGAACAGAGGATCCAGGCGAAGAACGAAGTCGCAACCGAGCTCGGCCTCGCGCAGGTCGCCGTTTTCAGCGAGCTTCAGCGTCTGGCGGAACGTATTCAAGATACGACCGCGAATCTCCTCTGCGAGGGTCTCGTTGCCGGGGTAGATCATGAGGGGAGGCTCTTCGAGCCGCTGGAAAAAGCCCGGCGAATGTTAGCAGAACGGCCCGGTACCAACAACCA contains:
- a CDS encoding HAD-IA family hydrolase, which encodes MRAVSEAAFQVRAVTFDATGTLFHCPELGSIYSEILTRHGAEVSSDRAGELVRTVWREFDCRANAGSAGFLANRFGPGRSEARGWWTDFVARILEYLESPAEPAFAAAELFERFSRPESWEVFPEACEVLTELRARGYLLGVISNWDHRLAGLLDGLELPGFDALAYSAEVGFEKPHPAIFESCLDRLGVPARACLHVGDRILEDCEGARGAGLSALLLDRSRAQSARRASVSDLRRILGRLPRLPPLPHPRP
- a CDS encoding AtpZ/AtpI family protein encodes the protein MTRSGKSRRPMSMAGMGFELAAAVAGFTFLGLWIDRRFGTEPRALLICAAIGVVGGLYNFVRTARIAAEAADRKARANARAKARAKGSERPDPE
- the atpB gene encoding F0F1 ATP synthase subunit A; this translates as MAGTNPLEHVVQHPIVETELDAGLLTPEGVVTLFSDHIAMTILAGLLLCILLPFAFRRSRKSGEGVDRLMTTGFAGVIEVICQYLRKEVAEPTLGEHTDRFIKYVWSLFFFVLAMNLLGMIPIGAITPLAIGLHIGGTATGNIWVTGTLAVVTLAMVVINGLRLGKVDFLKHFCPGPWWMAPILVPVEIAGWLAKTFALAVRLFANMLAGHLVLAVLLGFILSAGSVSAGAGFGVAIPVILGSVGISLLEIFVAFLQAFIFTFLTTLFIGMSVVFHHDDHEEATAH
- the atpE gene encoding ATP synthase F0 subunit C, whose translation is MLTTLGAAKLGGAIGAGLVIMGAAAGIGRIGGSAVESMARQPEVAGQIFTPMILTAALIEGATFFALIITMLAVNAK
- the atpF gene encoding F0F1 ATP synthase subunit B yields the protein MKPQLWLLAIAAAGAATPAFAAGGGEENIFSGNLGNAVWTLLIFGAVLVVLGKYAWGPLLDALQKREQFIHDSLAEAKRDREEAEKRLEEHTSQLNQARAEATELVEEGRRDAKAVKARIEEEAREESQKILDRAKREIELAKQTAIKELYTSSASLATEMASRILRKELSTAEKEKMIARSLDELDQLDPN
- the atpH gene encoding ATP synthase F1 subunit delta, with translation MSGGFDERELAVARLYAGATLQLAETAGASESVLEELTGLGELLDRDPRFELALSSPLVDVDVKRELLETAFRNQASDLVVNSLQVMGRKGRLSLLRAYIEGYRQEFEAMRGITEVDIIVAEPLSPAQRKRAQQVAEKWTGGQVRLVELQDPEVIGGMVFRAGDRKLDRSVARELDAMAGRLFERASEQIQSLDSIVD
- a CDS encoding F0F1 ATP synthase subunit alpha: MKFNVDEIASVLTEEIQNYQSAVDLNEVGRVLEIGDGIARVYGLSNAMAGEQLEFSNGQFGQVFNLEESSVGVVIFGNYLDIKEGDEVRRTGNLLSIPCGESLIGRVVDPLGRPLDGKGDIDTPDRRPLEHKAPGIAGRQPVDEPLQTGIKAVDSMIPIGRGQRELIIGDRKTGKTAIAIDTILNQKNSGIVCIYVAIGLKESTVVGIVDKLAEHGALDYTIVVSAGSSDPAPLQYIAPYAGAAMAEYFMYTEGRHTLVVYDDLSKQAQAYRQLSLLLRRPPGREAYPGDVFYLHSRLLERAVKLRNEYAIVPKDTPEDSIDRSLARVHPQGLEAPEDVRPDEVSGIYHRGEGLERAEAWLETLDDKDELRIHKFRDSGGSMTALPIIETLEGEVSAYIPTNVISITDGQIYLEPDLFFAGVRPAVNVGISVSRVGGNAQIKAMKKIASTLRLDLASFRELEAFAQLGTELDAATQRQLDRGERMVELLKQPQYRPYSVEDQVLSVFAGSKGLLDDLPVDQVGEFESKLLKHIRNEFPEVVEEIGETSVISDELGENITGLMRNFKNQFAG
- the atpG gene encoding ATP synthase F1 subunit gamma; the protein is MANRRVLVKRRKAARNIRKITRTMQLIATARFQSVHNAAVAGRPYTDKLAELVEKLARAAEGVDHPLMQVPTESRRHTLLVLSSNRGLCGGYNANVLRTALHFLEESRQAGSETEVHMIGKKGASYFRFLGQAVAREVADISDSPRFDEVEPLASELMSRFIAGEIDSVSIAYMKFVSVGKQVPRVEQVLPLERGVSETGGEIPVGSKKREVEYEFSPNAAEILAELLPATVRVRFFQMFMDAAVSEQIARMVAMKAATDAAGEMIKNLTQQYNRARQTQITMELLDIVGGANALA
- the atpD gene encoding F0F1 ATP synthase subunit beta, whose product is MTEGSYGEVTQVIGSVLDARFPEENLPEIYNALRLEVQRSVMGDEEPEMLWCEVAQHLGGGRIRAVALDSTDGVKRGSKILDTGSPIKVPVGEQTLGRVFNLVGDPIDDRGPIEITERLPIHREPPELDDLSSKTELFETGIKVMDLLCPLVRGGKAGLFGGAGVGKTVIIQELIARLARFHSGYSCFAGVGERTREGNDLWLEMQEAQIGDTGKSVIDQTVMVFGQMNEPPGARLRVALSALTMAEHFRDQTGVDTLLFIDNIFRFSQAGSEVSALLGRMPSAVGYQPTLGTEMGELQERITSTKQGAVTSIQAIYVPADDYTDPAPATAFTHLDSTVNLERSISEKGIYPAVDPLASSSRIVAPEFLGERHYRVARRVQQILQRYKDLQDIIAILGVDELSEDDKLIVRRARKIERFLSQAFFVAEQFIGIPGAYVSREDTIRSFEELCDGKWDHLPDQAFMYVGTIEDAAARAEELAKEA
- the atpC gene encoding ATP synthase F1 subunit epsilon; protein product: MADSKTFPDAKTFRCSVVTPEKVVLECDASFVALPAHDGEIGLLRRRAPLVCKLAIGKLRVETETGLRVFYVDGGFAEMAGNELTVPTEDARPAEELDPSEIGGLLKEARAMEARDPVARLEREKAIERARMQLRVATQR